The following are encoded together in the Myxococcota bacterium genome:
- a CDS encoding peptidylprolyl isomerase: MRILAAFACISLALASCRARAPEGPTAVIRVRNFGEIRIELAPKLAPRHVAAFSGLAAAHFYDGTTFHRVIPSFMIQGGDPNSKDADPMNDGTGGPGYTLQPEFSDSPHVPGTLSMARRSEPDSAGSQFFIMTTGSESWRPQLDRQYTVFGHVRSGQDVVDRISAVPRDRRDRPLENVVVDSITIEPSPTR; encoded by the coding sequence ATGCGTATCCTGGCCGCGTTCGCGTGCATCTCACTCGCCCTCGCGTCCTGCCGCGCGCGCGCGCCCGAAGGCCCCACCGCAGTGATTCGCGTCCGCAACTTCGGCGAGATCCGCATCGAGCTCGCGCCGAAGCTGGCGCCGAGACACGTCGCGGCCTTCAGCGGGCTCGCCGCCGCGCACTTCTACGACGGCACCACCTTCCACCGCGTGATTCCGAGCTTCATGATCCAGGGCGGCGACCCCAACTCGAAGGACGCCGACCCCATGAACGACGGCACGGGCGGCCCGGGCTACACGCTGCAGCCCGAGTTCAGTGACTCGCCGCATGTGCCCGGCACGCTCTCGATGGCGCGCCGCTCCGAGCCCGACAGCGCCGGGAGTCAGTTCTTCATCATGACCACCGGCTCGGAATCGTGGCGCCCGCAGCTCGACCGCCAGTACACGGTGTTCGGCCACGTGCGCTCCGGCCAGGACGTCGTCGACCGTATCTCCGCCGTGCCGCGCGACCGCCGCGACCGCCCGCTCGAGAACGTGGTCGTCGATTCGATCACGATCGAGCCCTCCCCCACGCGCTGA